The following proteins come from a genomic window of Chryseobacterium glaciei:
- a CDS encoding T9SS type B sorting domain-containing protein gives MKKYLLLLILFFSQLYFSQSDCITAIPVCGNSDLSYTSLGHGDVTEDLMGCLASDENHSVWYTFTIATSGTLTFMITPNVNATDYDFGVYGPNQTCGALSPPIRCNYDGTDGPTGLSLAITHPTVTGRLSGFMNVVAGETYYLVVDNWDGSTDGFSLTWGGTATLTSAFTDPALTPNPFVPPGVAGPTPDSPREILRCALPTTFDFSTLTNAIINGNQNFTITYHTTGNDAVTGDNPITAPITVNAGIIYYYRIKYTDPANPTNPINGCFQTGTFKFVQGNITARDATIYACNNNNIGTGLFNLTTADVYSGNVTKKYYPTMADLNAGTNEITNPANYTSGEKKIFVKVTTTDGCSDTAEITLKFYPLVIVTEASLESCYIETAITTAVFNLTTATVSTLTNPPKKFYPTLANATSGTNEIGNPTIYIATTGSVYVRVYSADGCYSIAKINLKVLPPVKSTVLKDKTICLEDKTTLDAGGGFDGYEWSTGATTQSISNVGVGEYWVKLKTGKCYTLQVVHVYATQQPVISSIDITNNTITVNVNGGTAPYKYSLDGITWQDSNVFSDLPRGEVKVYVKDFYDCNPIDVQVTVPNLLNAITPNGDNKNDFIDYSALSYKKNLQFIVYDRYGNKLYTADKTRDYRWDGTASGKKILTGTYWYSISWNENDKNNTQTKYSGWVLVKNRE, from the coding sequence ATGAAAAAATACCTACTTCTTTTAATCTTATTTTTTTCGCAGCTATATTTCTCACAGTCGGATTGTATTACAGCGATCCCCGTATGTGGAAATTCTGATTTGTCCTATACATCTTTAGGTCATGGTGACGTTACGGAAGATCTTATGGGATGTCTTGCATCGGATGAAAACCACTCAGTTTGGTACACATTCACTATTGCAACTTCCGGAACTCTAACTTTCATGATCACACCAAACGTTAATGCAACGGATTATGATTTTGGTGTATATGGCCCGAATCAGACTTGTGGCGCATTAAGTCCTCCTATCAGATGTAACTACGATGGTACAGATGGTCCTACAGGATTAAGCTTAGCAATCACGCACCCTACTGTAACAGGTAGATTGAGTGGTTTCATGAACGTAGTTGCAGGCGAAACTTACTATCTTGTAGTAGATAACTGGGATGGTAGTACAGACGGATTCTCTTTAACATGGGGAGGAACGGCTACTTTAACGTCTGCATTTACAGATCCTGCATTAACACCCAATCCTTTTGTACCGCCAGGTGTAGCAGGACCAACTCCAGACTCTCCACGCGAAATCTTGAGATGTGCGTTACCTACAACATTTGATTTTAGTACTTTAACTAATGCTATTATAAACGGTAATCAAAACTTTACGATTACTTATCATACTACAGGTAATGATGCTGTAACAGGTGACAATCCGATCACAGCTCCAATTACAGTAAACGCAGGAATAATATATTATTACCGAATAAAATATACTGATCCCGCGAACCCCACGAACCCTATTAATGGATGTTTCCAAACAGGAACCTTCAAATTTGTTCAGGGAAATATTACCGCCCGGGATGCCACAATATATGCCTGTAACAATAACAATATAGGTACGGGATTATTTAATTTGACAACAGCAGATGTTTATTCAGGTAATGTTACAAAAAAATATTACCCTACGATGGCTGATCTGAATGCCGGAACTAACGAAATTACAAACCCTGCAAACTATACTTCAGGAGAGAAAAAAATATTTGTAAAAGTAACCACAACAGATGGATGTTCTGATACTGCTGAAATCACATTAAAATTCTATCCTTTAGTAATAGTAACTGAAGCAAGCCTTGAGTCTTGTTATATTGAAACAGCTATCACAACTGCGGTATTCAATTTAACAACAGCAACCGTTTCTACGCTTACAAATCCACCTAAAAAATTCTATCCGACGTTAGCTAACGCAACAAGTGGAACGAATGAAATAGGAAATCCTACTATTTACATTGCTACAACAGGTTCTGTATATGTAAGAGTGTACAGTGCGGATGGATGTTATTCAATTGCTAAAATCAACCTTAAAGTTTTACCTCCAGTAAAATCAACTGTTCTAAAAGACAAAACAATCTGTCTTGAAGATAAAACGACTTTAGATGCAGGCGGAGGATTTGATGGATACGAATGGAGCACAGGAGCAACAACTCAATCTATCAGCAATGTAGGAGTTGGTGAATACTGGGTAAAACTGAAAACTGGAAAATGTTATACATTACAAGTAGTACATGTATATGCAACTCAACAACCTGTTATCTCAAGCATTGATATCACAAACAATACAATCACAGTAAACGTAAACGGCGGAACTGCACCTTACAAATACTCTTTAGACGGTATCACTTGGCAGGATTCTAATGTATTTTCAGATCTTCCAAGAGGAGAAGTAAAAGTATATGTAAAAGATTTCTACGACTGTAACCCTATCGATGTACAGGTAACTGTTCCTAATCTTCTTAACGCGATTACGCCAAACGGAGATAACAAAAATGATTTTATAGATTATTCTGCATTATCTTATAAGAAAAATCTACAGTTTATCGTTTACGACAGATACGGAAATAAGCTTTACACAGCCGATAAAACCAGAGATTACAGATGGGACGGTACAGCAAGCGGTAAGAAAATTCTTACAGGAACTTACTGGTACAGTATCTCTTGGAACGAAAATGACAAAAACAATACTCAAACAAAATATAGTGGATGGGTACTTGTAAAAAACAGAGAATAA